TGCATCAAGCAGCTATCGCCGAACTCGTGAGCAGCCTGGGCTACCGTGCTCAGCAAAGCCGCGTTGGCGCCGAACTGGCCATCTGGGACCTCGCGCCCGAATCCCTGCCCTACCCGCCGCCGCCCGAGCTTCCTACCCTGGCGCTCATCACCGCGCCCGACACCACCTTAGTCCACCTGCTGCGCCGGGGCTACCGGGGCTACCTCTCGCTCGACCAGGACAAGCTGGCCCTCGAGCAGGCGCTGGGGGCGCTGCGCGGCGGCGAGGTCTGGGCCGAGCGGCGCATCCTGTCACGGCTGCTCGAGACCCAGCGCGACAGCCACAGCGTGACCTGCCGTGAGCAGCAGGTCCTGGACCTCCTCAACCTGGGCCTGCCCAACAAGAAGATCGCCGCGGGCCTGGGCATCTCGGAGTCCACCGTCAAGGTGCATATCTCGTCCTTGCTCGCCAAGCACGGCGCCAAGCGGCGCACCGAGCTCATCTTGCGCCACCGCCGCCCGGCCCTGGACCTAGGCGCCGCCAGGCAGCTTTAGCCAGACTTGAAATAAAGGGCTTGCGAGGCTGGGCCTTGCGCTATGCCGAGGAGCAGCTTCGCATGGCGCGCGCAGTGAGCTGCGGGGAACGACAGCCAGGCAGAGCTCGAGCGCGTCTTTCGTGATATCTTTCACGGGCGTAACCTTTGGCGTAACGCTCGCATAACCATCGGTCGGCTACAGTGGCGGCGGAGGCAGAAAAGGAGTCGAGGGAACAGCCTCTGGAGCAAGAGGCCGGTGTCACGGCCGGGCAGAAGGCGTGAGGGCTCGAGCTCTAGGCGCTTTCGAGGTTTAAGCGCGAGACCGGGAGGTGGTCGAGTGGCCCACAGACACTGAAGAGGACATCGTTGCGGGTCGTGTTGGGGTGAATCGTGGCCGAGGGCATGCCGTGGCCGTTCGGCCGACAACGCAAGCATTCACGGCACAAAAAGGAGGGATCATCGTGGCTCGAAGCTTGACGTTTTATCTATCGCGTCGTTCGTTACAGCGGCCGGAGCTCTTGGGCTTGCTCCTTATGGGACTGCTTGTACTGGCGGCCTGTAGCGGGCCTCCTCGGGGCGATA
This Deinococcota bacterium DNA region includes the following protein-coding sequences:
- a CDS encoding LuxR C-terminal-related transcriptional regulator, which translates into the protein MTAVWIYSTSRLHQAAIAELVSSLGYRAQQSRVGAELAIWDLAPESLPYPPPPELPTLALITAPDTTLVHLLRRGYRGYLSLDQDKLALEQALGALRGGEVWAERRILSRLLETQRDSHSVTCREQQVLDLLNLGLPNKKIAAGLGISESTVKVHISSLLAKHGAKRRTELILRHRRPALDLGAARQL